The Prunus persica cultivar Lovell chromosome G7, Prunus_persica_NCBIv2, whole genome shotgun sequence genome has a segment encoding these proteins:
- the LOC18770614 gene encoding uncharacterized protein LOC18770614: MVCVACLLPLFLVPIVNFLPLLFYYIVGKIYRLLGWEYRKPEIAPPACPYKPVAKQDSKVNEKAELAQPDSVPEFVGAVGLKQE; this comes from the exons ATG GTTTGCGTGGCGTGTCTCTTACCACTTTTCCTCGTCCCAATAGTCAATTTTTTGCCCCTTCTCTTCTACTACATCGTG GGAAAAATTTATAGGCTTCTCGGGTGGGAGTACAGAAAGCCAGAAATAGCTCCTCCGGCATGTCCTTACAAGCCTGTAGCTAAACAGGACAGCAAA GTAAATGAAAAAGCTGAACTTGCGCAACCAGACTCTGTTCCCGAATTTGTTGGAGCTGTAGGTTTGAAGCAAGAATGA